A window of Methylobacterium bullatum genomic DNA:
CCGACGAGCATGAGCGCCGCGATGCAGACGCCGACCTGGGCGAGGCCGAGCCCGAAGATCTCGCGCCGCATGCCCCAGAGCCGCGACGGCTCCATCTCCAGCCCGATGATGAACAGGAACATCACCACACCGAGTTCCGCCACGTGCAGGATGGCGTGGGCATCGGAGAACAGGCCGAGCCCGAACGGGCCGATGGCGAGCCCCGCCACGAGGTAGCCGAGGACCGAGCCGAGGCCGATCCGCTTGAACACCGGCACCGCGACGACGCCGGCGGCGAGCAGCGCCACGACCTGCACGAGTTCGCTCGCGGCACCGGATGCTTCAACGGCCATGATGTCGATATGTCCTCTCGGAAGGGATTCGCGGGCGAGACCCCATCGGCCCCGCACCGGTCTCGCGCATCTCTACGGATAGCGCACGGGCGGGGGTGATTCCGGCAAGGGGATGAACTCGGATTCGCCGGGCACGGTGTCGAAACGGGCCTGGCGCCAGTCCTCCTTGGCCTGCTCGATCCGCTCCGGCCGCGAGGAGACGAAGTTCCACCAGAGATGGCGCGGCCCGTCCATGGGCTCGCCGCCGAGCACCATGAAGCGCGCGGCCTCGGTCGCCCTCACGCTGATGCGGTCGCCGGGATTGAACACGAGGAGCTGTCCGGGGCCGAACCCGTCGCCCGCAATGTCGATGGCGCCGGAGACGGTGTAGATCGCGCGCTCGTCATAGGTCGGGTCGAGGGGCAGGACCGCGCCGGCGTCCAGCGTCACGTCCGCATAGACCATCGGGCTCGACGTCCGCACCGGCGACCTGGCGCCGAAGGCCTCGCCGGCGATCAGCCGGACGATCTTGCCCTCGCCGGTGAGGATTGGCAGCGCATCCGCATCGTAATGTTCGAAGGCGGGGGCGGTCTCCTCGTCCTTGCCGCTGAGCGCGACCCAGGCCTGAATGCCGAACAGGTTCGAGCCGGTCCGGCGCAGCCCGGCGCCGGTCCGCTCCGAATGGGTGATGCCGCGGCCGGCCGTCATCCAGTTGAGCTCGCCGGGGCGGATCGGCAGTTCGGTGCCCAGGCTGTCCCGGTGCATGATCTCGCCGTCGAACAGGTAGGTCACCGTGGAGAGGCCGATATGCGGATGCGGCCGTACGTCCATGCCCTGGCCGAGGAGGAACTCCGACGGCCCCATCTGGTCGAAGAAGATGAACGGGCCGACCATCCGGCACTCCGTCGACGGCAGGGCCCGCCGCACGGAGAACGAGCCGAGATCCCGCGAGCGCGGGACGATCAGGGTCTTGATCGCGTTGCAGGAAAAACGATCGCCCGGAACCGGGTCGTCCGCACCGTGCCAGCTCATCGCCCGTTTCCCTTCTGCTTGGTCAGATCGACGTCTCTTGCGGTGTGCGAGGCGGGCATTCCGGTCCACGCGGTTGGGCGGGGACATACGCTCGCTCCCGGCGCCGGGTCTTGAAGAAACCCGGCATGTCCGCTTCGAGAGCATCATCGGGCATCCGTGTCCGGGAGGGAATAGAAACGATGGAAACCGATCGTTTCTGAAAACGCACAATGAGATAGTCGTCTTCTGCTAGCGAACGCCGGATGAAAATCGTAGGACAGACAGGATGCACCGTTGGTGCGATCCGGTTCTTGACCGCACGGGGCTAAGCCGGCTGGATGAGCGATGTTATTCAAGAGATATTCTAGAAAAAAGTGCTGTTTACATTGAAAGAACTTACCCCCACCCCCATAGCATTGTGCTATTGAATGCCGTAATACATCTTTAAATATAAAAATAGTTTATAATTTACTGACTTTAAATAATTTTTTACACAAATACACAAATCAATCGACCAAATTACATTCTTTTTTTAACTATTGATACACCCCAACATCTCAGCTATACACAGCCTTAATTGATTCTGGTCGCAAGTTAAATTTGCGACTGCCGCAGAATTTAAAACTCATAGGCCATATAAATAGAAGAGGGCTGCAGTTCAATGTCTGTAAAAAATTATAGAAGCGAAATCAAATTAGAGAGCCACTATGGGACTTACGAAGCAACTGGCGGCACCGATATTATCAATGATCCTGGATATGGCTACGGTTTTGGCAGCGATATTTCCAGCCTAGCTTGGCAATATAGAAATTCAACTAAGGACGCCATTATATCATCGATTCTGAAAGGCAGCACTGTCCAAATACGCACCAGCGCAAAGGACGACAGCTTTGACGGGTCGCTGGTTGCCCAAGCATTGACTGTTGAATATCCAGGCCTTCCGCTGAAAAGAGCGACGGCAACTATTGTTGATAGTAACGTTTTATACAATGCCGGAGCAGGTAATGATAAAATCTGGTATCGCGTGGAAGCATATTCTGATTCGACACGCGATGCAGCCTCAGGACTGCCAAGTATTACAAACTTAATCAATAATAAAATACGCCTCCTTGCAGAGGATGGGAGAGACGAGATTAACTTTACCCTTACAGGGTCGCTTCAATATAGCTCAATAAAGGATAATCTATTTGAATTGGATGGCGGGTCAGGCGACGATTCATTTAAGGTGCTCATTAATAATGTCGGCGATCTTTCATCGAACTCGATCGTTGTCGAAGGCGGCGACGGACACGACACCGCCGAGTTCAGGTATGCGGGAGTCGCAAATGTGATTTTTGCTCAAACAGGCATGAACAGCTATCATACAGAAAATCTCGGGGTCTCCTTATCAAGTATAGAAAAATTGTCTGTCACGACAGGTTCCGGTCACGACACCCTGATTGGAGGCGCGGAAGCCGATGTCCTCGACGGTGGAACAGGCGGCGGTCGAATTATGGGCGGCGACGGTGCGGACACTTTGTCTAATGCCTTCGGCTCGGGAGCGGTCAATCAAGATCTAAAAATGCTCGGAGGAAGCGAAGCGGATAGGATCGCGGTCTTGCTGGACGAAAGAATACTTAACGTCACAGACATATTAGCCCTTGAAATTTCAGATAACAATATCGTCGCATTAGGTGAAAACGGAAACGATTATATTAGTGCTTATATTACGGCGGAAGGCTACGGTACCGGACGAAGGGATTCAGTTATTGAGGGAAATATACTAACTTTGGAAGGCGGAGCAGGTGAAGATCATATTTATAGCAGCATCTCCGCGAGTTTAAAGGTTATAGGATATTCATCCGCTGTAAAAGAAAACCGCGTTGCCATCTCTGGAGGGGCCGACAACGACGACTTGTCGTTGAACATCGGCATAAAATCTTCCATCGTAGGTTCGACTGAAATTATAAATAATACTTTGAGAGTTTCCGGCGATGGGGGAGATGACACAATACGTATATTCTCAGGTGTGTATAGTATTGCAGGAAACTCTATCAAAGATAATAATTTTACTGTTTTAGGGGGAGATGGAAACGATGAAGTAATGCTAGACGGTTTAATTTTAACTAACAATAATTTACGTTTATTTGGTGGTGACGGAATTGACTCAGTAAGTTTAGATTATTCGTATCGCAGAGATACCCTTAGGCTTGATTTTTCGTCGACTTACAACAAGCCGATATCCGGAGTCACACTCGATGGCTTTGAAAAATATCACGTGATCGGGGGCTCCGGCGCCGACGTCTTCAAAGGTGGGTCAGGAAATAATTCTTTCTCGGGTCGAGAGGGAGACGATACCTATTTTGTAAATAGTTTAAATACATCTATATTTGAATATACGGATGAAGGAGAAGACACGGCCATAACCGGCGTGGATTTTATTCTTAGCTCGAGCGTTGAGATTCTTCGGGCCGCGACGTCATTCATTGGATTAAAACTTACCGGCAATACCGGCGATAACACGATCATTGGAAGCAGCGGCGGTGATACTCTCGATAGTGGGGGAGGCAAAGATAAACTTTATGGCGGCAAAGGTCACGACTACTATATCATTAATGATAATGATACTATATATATCGAAAGAGCGCTTGAAGGTATCGATACCGTCCAATCTTCGATAAGCATATCTCTTACCCAAAATTTCGAAAATTTAACGCTTACAGGCTCCAACGAT
This region includes:
- the yhhW gene encoding Quercetin 2,3-dioxygenase; protein product: MSWHGADDPVPGDRFSCNAIKTLIVPRSRDLGSFSVRRALPSTECRMVGPFIFFDQMGPSEFLLGQGMDVRPHPHIGLSTVTYLFDGEIMHRDSLGTELPIRPGELNWMTAGRGITHSERTGAGLRRTGSNLFGIQAWVALSGKDEETAPAFEHYDADALPILTGEGKIVRLIAGEAFGARSPVRTSSPMVYADVTLDAGAVLPLDPTYDERAIYTVSGAIDIAGDGFGPGQLLVFNPGDRISVRATEAARFMVLGGEPMDGPRHLWWNFVSSRPERIEQAKEDWRQARFDTVPGESEFIPLPESPPPVRYP
- the cya_4 gene encoding Bifunctional hemolysin/adenylate cyclase, whose translation is MSVKNYRSEIKLESHYGTYEATGGTDIINDPGYGYGFGSDISSLAWQYRNSTKDAIISSILKGSTVQIRTSAKDDSFDGSLVAQALTVEYPGLPLKRATATIVDSNVLYNAGAGNDKIWYRVEAYSDSTRDAASGLPSITNLINNKIRLLAEDGRDEINFTLTGSLQYSSIKDNLFELDGGSGDDSFKVLINNVGDLSSNSIVVEGGDGHDTAEFRYAGVANVIFAQTGMNSYHTENLGVSLSSIEKLSVTTGSGHDTLIGGAEADVLDGGTGGGRIMGGDGADTLSNAFGSGAVNQDLKMLGGSEADRIAVLLDERILNVTDILALEISDNNIVALGENGNDYISAYITAEGYGTGRRDSVIEGNILTLEGGAGEDHIYSSISASLKVIGYSSAVKENRVAISGGADNDDLSLNIGIKSSIVGSTEIINNTLRVSGDGGDDTIRIFSGVYSIAGNSIKDNNFTVLGGDGNDEVMLDGLILTNNNLRLFGGDGIDSVSLDYSYRRDTLRLDFSSTYNKPISGVTLDGFEKYHVIGGSGADVFKGGSGNNSFSGREGDDTYFVNSLNTSIFEYTDEGEDTAITGVDFILSSSVEILRAATSFIGLKLTGNTGDNTIIGSSGGDTLDSGGGKDKLYGGKGHDYYIINDNDTIYIERALEGIDTVQSSISISLTQNFENLTLTGSNDLTGKGNAYDNFIIGNSGSNKLFGKAGNDTLDGGAAGTDRLAGGVGNDRYIMDHAGVTVIEYANEGVDQVISTIDTVLGRNVEKLTLFGDFAIDGEGNALANIIEGNDSDNSIDGKGGADAMYGNGGNDSYVIDNIDDRIFEVDKGGTDRAISSVSYSLVKGQSVEQLYLTGSDALDATGNEIANIIVGNLGANSVKGLAGADRLTGGAGADTFFYATLSDSKTSASKRDVIEDFDRSEGDKINVKAIDGNATIGGNQAFYFLGSAELGPVVGAINYKHSGKNTIVSGDVDGDGRADMSILLKGVIALQQDDFIL